The Persephonella sp. KM09-Lau-8 nucleotide sequence GCTGCAACAAACAGACCTGATATTCTTGACCCTGCTCTTTTAAGACCAGGTAGATTTGACAGACAGATATCTGTTCCAAAACCTGATGTTAAAGGCAGATATGAGATATTAAAAGTTCATGTCAAAAAGAAAAATATTCCTCTTGATGATGATGTAGATTTAATGGTTATTGCCAGAGGAACCCCTGGATTTTCAGGAGCCGACCTTGCAAACATAGTTAACGAAGCTGCACTGCTTGCTGCCAGGAAGAGAAAAGAAAAGGTCGGCATGAAAGAGTTTGAAGAAGCAATGGACAGAATAATGATGGGTCTTGAAAGAAAAGGAATGGCAATAACCCCTGACGAAAAAGAAAAAATAGCCTACCACGAGGTTGGCCACGCTATAGTCAGCTTAATGTTCAAAGAAGCAGACCCATTACATAAAGTTTCTATCATTCCAAGGGGAATGGCACTCGGGGTAACTGTAAACCTACCTGAAGAAGATAGACATATTTACTCTAAAAAAGACCTTCTTGCGAGACTTCACCAGCTATTTGGTGGTAGAGCTGCTGAAGAGGTATTCTACGGAAAAGATGGTATTACAACAGGAGCAGAAAACGACCTTATGAGAGCAACAGAACTTGCATACAGAATTGTTGCCTCATGGGGTATGACAGATGAACTGGGACCAATCCATGTAAGCACAGCAAGAAATAATCCGTTCATGCCACAACAGGGACCAGAAATAAGTGAAGCAACAGCAAGAAAAATAGATGAAGAAGTAAACAAACTCCTAAGAGAAACATACCAGAGAACAAAAGAGATAGTAGAAAGCTACAAAGATGCCATAACAGCGGTGGTTGAACTCCTTCTGGACAAAGAAACAATATCCTGTGATGAGATGGTTGCGATATTAGAAGAATACGGAGTTCCAGTTGTAAATAAATGCAGAAAATCTATAGTTGAGGTTATATCCGATAGTTCAGCCCCAGAAGCACCTGCAGGAGCAATAGAATGATAGATACCCATGCACATCTTGATATGCTGAAAACAGAAGAAGATTTAATGGAGAGTATAAACAGCCTTGATTGTATTATCACAATTGGTTGTGATAAAGAAGAGATATACAAAGCTATTGATATAGCCAATAAATATGAGAATGTTTATGCATCTATTGGATATCATCCATATGATATAAAAGGCCTTACTGAAGAGGATATAAAGCAACTGAAAAGACTGGCATTGGAAAATGAAAAAGTAGTTGCTATTGGCGAAGCAGGACTTGATTACTACAGGGATATAACTCCCAAGAATTTACAATGGGAATTTTTTGAAAAACAGATAGCACTGGCAAAGGAGCTGAATCTGCCTTTAATAGTCCATTCCAGAAGTGCTAATGAAGATACAGTAAAAATTCTGCAGGAAAATGCCCCATATCCTGCCTCTGGAATAATCCACTGTTTTGGTGGAGATATTCCAATGATGGAAAAATGCGTGGATATGGGATTTTATATTTCTTTTGCTGGAAATATAACATATCCAAAAGCGGATAATCTTAGGGAAGTTTTAAAGAGAACTCCCCTTGATAGATTACTCCTTGAAACAGACAGTCCATTTTTATCTCCACAGAAAAAAAGAGGAAAACCAAACAAACCCTCAAATATCTTTTATACTCTGGAATTTGCAGCTGATTTTTTAAATATTGATAAGGAAGAACTTGAGAAAATTACAGACCAGAATGCCCAGAGATTATTCAAAAAAATAAAACAACCTATCCATTAAACCCTTGTTAACAAAATTTATATCTGTATATTCAAAAGTAAGAGGTTAAATAAAATGCTTTATATAATTTTGATAATGGTTTTAATATTTCTGATTATTGTAGGTGTCCAGTATAAACTTGCCACAGATGAAGGAGAAGTAAACTGGACACATATTATAGAAACTTCCCTTATCTGGAGCACTATATCCTATATAATTATTGGTCTTATAGTTCTGGGTATTTCCTTTCTTGTTTCCCTTGAAAGTTAAACCCTTATCTGAATCTGATTTTTATACATCTCAATAATCTCTGCTTCTGTTGTTGCGTCTTCAGGCCTTTTATCAAATCTATATCTTCCTGTAAATCGTGGAAATCTAAGACCAAGTCCTCTATTAAGTTTTATTTTATCCCAGCCACAGGTATGAACAGGAGATAATGTCAGTTCAGCTCCAGTTATTTCAAGGACAAGATAAGGCTCATACCATATATCAGCTGTAAGAATTGAGTTAACCCGTGGATGTTTATGGTCTATCTGGTGAGGTGCAAGGAGTTCTTCTAATTTGTTAAAATCATCCTCCGTAAAACCTGTCCCGACTTTACATACAGTTTTGAACTGGTCAGTTTCAGGGTCATAACAGGCCATAAGCAGAGAACCGAATTTACCTGCCCTCTGGCCTTTTCCATAAAAGGCTCCAACAACAACAAGGTCTAATGTATCTGCAAGATGGGATTTATAATCCCTTTTATATTTAATCCAGAGGAAGCCTCTTTTACCTGCCTGATAGATTGAGTCTGGCTGCAATGATTTACATACAAGGCCTTCACACCCATTCTCAATAGCTTCAAGGAAAAAGCTTTCCAGCTCATCTACATTATCAACAATCTTTCTTGTAGCCAGATTTATACGGTCTGTTGTTTTGACCACCTCTTCAAGTATTTTTCTTCTTTCAGGATAGGGTTTAAGGGTAAGGTCTTCTCCGTTTAGATACATAATATCGAACAAAAATCCTGCTATTGGATACATCATTATATGAAAGCGGGTTACATACTTAACCCTTCTGTTCATTAAGTCCTGAAACGGCCTGATAGCACCTGAAGATGGGTCTATAACAACAGCTTCCAATTCAAGTATATACTCCTCAGGGGTTGATTCTTTCAAGAACTCAATAAGGTCAGGAAACTGATGGGTTATATTTTCAAGTCTTCTGGAAAATAGATGAAACTCATCCCCCTTCCTATGAACCTGTATTCTTTCTCCATCATATTTATACTCTGCCCCTGCCTTTCCACCTAATTTTTTCAAAATAAAAGATGGAATTGCCATCCTCTCGGCAAGCATTGGTCTTATAGGTCTTCCTATCTGTATTTTGATATTTTTAACTCCTTCTAATCCCTCTTTAACCAGAATTGAAGCAACATAACCCAAATCTGAAGTTATGTTATAAGCTCTCTCTATTATTGCTCTGTTTTCTTTGCTTCCTGTAAATGCGATGGCAAGGGCATCCATTATTGTGTTATCTCCTATACCAAGCCTGAGCCTTTCAGTTATAGTTCTGAGAAGAAATTTAACTTCAAGGGGAGATGCATTTTTTAGCAGAGAAATAAAAAGTTCCATCTTTTTCTTAGAAGAGCCGTAACCTGTTGTTTCAGCAATTTTTCTGAGGGTATCATATACTTCTTCAACTGTTAGCTTTTTCTGTGGTTTTATTCCTTTCTCTTCATATAAGATTTTTCCTGCATCCCCCAAATCCCCTGTTTCTATAATTTTATGTTGTATATCATGCTCGGATATCCCCAGAACCTGTGAAAGTGCTTTTATAGCAGATTTTTCACTGAAGTTATAATCAAGCCCTATGTATTCAGGTGCTACCTTTCCTATAGAAAGGTAAACAACCTTATCTATTAGATTTTTAGGTGTTTCTTTAAAAAGCTCTACAAGGGCATTGGTCATCTCTATTCTACTTGTTGTTTTCTCCAGAAAATCATAAAATTTAGCCAGTCTTAAATATTCCATAATCCCCTCCATAAACAAATCTTAATATTAAGATAAGTATTAAATAAATCATCTTCAAATGTTTTCCAAAGGAATATAATTGTAAAAAAAAGGAGGTAGCAGATGGAAAAATACGATGTAATCATAATAGGTGGAGGTCCGGCAGGATTAACATGTGCTTTAACTCTGGCATCTGCAAATGGCAAATTTCCTTTTGTTGAAGGGAAAAAATATCTTGTTTTGTATGATGAATATTCTGATTTAGATAAAGCGTTTCTCAGAAATGTTCCAGGGGTTGAGGCTATAGAAGGTAAAAAATTTCTACAAAAAATCAGGGAGCAGCTCAAACAATACTATAATGTCACTCAATCTCAAGAAAAAGTTATAAAAGCCTATGGAGAAAAAGGAAATTTTGTTGTTGAAACTGAAAAAGGAAACAAATATTCAGGGGATTATCTTGTTATTGCTACAGGATTTCATAAATTTGAGATAGAAGGTCTTGATGTGGAAGTAGTCACACACAGAAAATCTCCAAGACCTGGAAAAATAATGATCAAAAATAATGATGGAAAGGTAAAAGAAGGCTTATTTGTGGCTGGTCTGGTTGCTGGTGCACTTACAATGTTTGCCTCAGCTTCAGGTTCAGGTGCAGAGGTAGCATGTGATATCTTATCAGAATGGGCAGGTAAAACAGTTGTGGTTCATGACGTTCCTGAAAGTGATTAGTATAGCTTTGATAGCAATGATTTTCTCCTCATGTGCAATAAATACGGTCTTTGATGGAAATTTTAAGTTTGACAACATCCATATAAGAATAAACAAGGGGCGTTAAAGCCCCTTATATTTTATAGAAAATTTTTGCTTTCTAAAACCCATTCTGGCTCACCTTCGGTTTGCCTAATTCAAAGAATTAGTAGAAATGGGATATAGAAAGCACGGCGTAAGCCGTAAAAACCCTTCAAGCGTTAAACTTCCTAATTTTTCTTAAAAGGCTTGCCTTTTTCATTAGTTTACCATAGGATAAAGGAAAAAATGAGTAGCAAGAAAGTAAAAAGAAGCTTAAGAATAGAGCTTAACAATGCAGACCCAACCACAAACATAGTATTAGGCTATCTAACTTACCACGCAGGAAAACTATGGAATGAGGCAAACTACCTTGTAAAAAACAAACTGGCAAAACCAAACAAGTTTGACCTATACAACAAACTAAAAGACACTTCCATACATAAAAAATCCCTACAAAGCAGAACAGCACAAATTGTTTTAGATGAACTTTCAAGAAGCTGGCAAAACTTTTTTGACTATCTACAGACACCAGAAAAATATCCATCACCAGTAAAACCACCAAAATTCAATAAGAAGAAATCACCACATAGACCAGTAATTTACGATAAAACAGGATTTAAGATAGAAGGAAACACAATAAGACTGTCTCTATCAAAAGAGCTGAAACAACACCTAAAAGAAAAACACAGTATAGACATAGATTACTTGAGAATTGAAACAGGATTAGACCTAAGTCAGTTAAATGTGTTAAATATACAAATCACACCATACAAAGCATACGGCAATATAACATACAGGCTAAATATAGTATATGAGAAAGAAATAAAGGAAACCAAACCACAAACAGATAAAGTATTAGCAACAGACTATGGAGTATCAAACTTTGCGACGATTGTGATAGAGAACCAGCCAATAAGCTATATAGTAGATGGAAAAGGAATACAATCCCTATTAAGAAAATACCTAAAGAAATTAGCTAAATGGCAAAAGAAAAGAGATAATCTACTAAACAAAGGACTACCAACAAGTAGAGTGGATAATATACTCCACAGAATACAAAAGAGAATAAACAACCTGATAAGAGACTTTAGCCATAAAGTTTCAAATCTAATAGTAGAACTTGCAAAAAAATATAAAGTGTCTCACATAGTAATAGGAAAACTACAAGAAAGCAAAAACAAAGGAAGCAGACTATCAAGCATAATAGACCAGATGCTTAGCTTACTATCACACGGTAGAGTATCAAAGCAGGTAGAATACAAAGCAAGTGAATACGGAATAAAAGTAGTCTTAGTAGATGAGAGCTATACTTCAGGTGTGGACAGCTTAAAAGATGTAGCTGTCAGCAAAGAAAATTACACACCTGAAGCAAGGAAACACAGGGAACTATTTAAAAGCATATTAGGATTAGTAAATGCAGATGTAAACGGAGCGAGAAACATACTTAAAAAGTTTAAAAAGAGTTTTTACGATTGCATTACAGGATTAAAGAAAACAATCTGAATAAGGGTATTCAGTAAATTAAAAAGTAGCCCCAAGTCTGTCCGAGTATATGGGCAGATAGGGGTAGCAAGGTGTGGTGACTACCTGTCAGGGATAAGGCTTGCATTAAGTAAGCAAACTCCCTGTGAAGCCCTTGAATTTATTCAAGGGTAGTTCACTTGGAATTTTCCATTAAAAATGTTGTTATTGTTCTAACAGGAAATCCTGTCGCTCCTTTCGGATGATAATACCAGCCTTTCGTATTATGGGCAGGTCCCGCAATATCTATATGAACCCATGGGATATTTTTATCAACAAATTTCTCAAGGAATAATCCTGCTGTTATAGCACCACCATACCTTGTTGTTCCAATGTTGTAAACATCTGCATTAGGAGCTTTTATATGCTCTCTAAGCATATCGTTAAATGGCAGTTGCCACATCCATTCCCCTGTTTTTTCAGATGTTTCAAGAATCTGATTGATTAATCGCTGGTTATTACCCATTACACCTGCAGTGTATTCACCAAGGGCAACTATACATGCACCTGTAAGTGTTGCCATATCTATAATTGCATCTGGTTTAAGTTCAGATACATAACAGAGTGCATCTGCAAGGGTTAATCTTCCTTCTGCATCGGTATTTCCAATCTCTATACTTACACCATTTTTTGCAACAATAATATCATCTGGTCTATAGGATTTACCATCAGGCATATTTTCTGCTGCAGCGATAACACCATGAACAGCCACGTCAGGTTTAAGCTCACCAATTGCTTTGAATATTCCCAGAACGGCACATGCTCCGGCTTTGTCAGATTTCATCCATCTCATATAATCTCCAGGCTTTATATTAAGACCACCACTATCAAATGTTAAGCCTTTACCAACAAGGGCTATCTCCTTTTTAGCCTTTTTTGGTCTGTATGTCAGATGAATAAATCTTGGAGGATTTGCACTTCCTCTGGCAACTGCCAGATAGGCATTCATACCCATTTTTTCTATCTCATCTTCATCATAGATCTTGACTTCAAATCCATATTCTTTTGCCAGTTCTTCTGCGATTTCTGCCAGTTTTTGAGGATTTATGACGTTTCCTGGCTCATTTACAAGGTCTCTGGTAAAGTTCTGAGCCTCTGCCAGTATTTTTCCTATTCTTACCTTTTCTTCTGCAGCATTTTTGTATTTTCTTTTTACTCTGATTTGAACTTCTTTAGGCTCAAATTCATCTTTTTTAGAGATATATTTATCAAATCTATAATTACCGAGTATTACTCCCTCTGTAATTGCCTGTGCTACATCAGGGTCTTCATCCTTAATTGAAAGAGCTTCAGCATCAATCATTGCTTTGTCTATTTTCATACCTCTCATTTTTCTAACAGCTGCAGCACCAAGCCTTCTTGCTTTGTCAAGGTCAAAATCCCTTTTTGAACCTGCACCTATAAGAATTATGAAATCAGCTTTTCCTTTCCCAAGAGATGGAACAGTCAGAATTTTCCCAAAATCTCCACTGAATTTTGTTTCCTTTTTTAGTGCTGATATAGCCCCTTCTAAAATTTCATCAAGCTGTGCTATTTCCTCAGGAAGTTTTTTCTGTTCCTTGAAAATAAAGGAAATTACTGCTTTTGTTCTGGCATTTTTTAGATGCCCACTTGTTATTTTAAACTTCATCCTTCTTCTCCTTGCCTTTGTTGTAATTGAAATTTATTTTAACAAAAGAATAGATATGAAGGGAGGACAAGATTCTATGAAGGTTTACATTGCAAGAATTAAAAAGATTTTACCCCCATCCTATGATCTTGATTATATCTCAGAAAAAATTTATCCAAAGGAACTGGCTGGAGAAAAAATAACAAAATTGGTTAAAAAATTTGCAAAAAATATGCATATTAAACAGAAACCTACAGCCATAGATCTGGATAGTATTCCAGAAATAAAACTTAAAAGAAAAGAAGATCACCCAAAAGAATGGGGAAAAAAGATTGTAAAAGAATTATCAGAAAAAATAGGAATTGAAAATATAGGCTTTCTATCTGTAGCTTATAATGTAACTTATAACAAGGATTTTTTACCAAATCTTACAAGTCAAATTGTTATGGAAACAGGTTTAAAAACAGATATTCCCCCTGAAGAGTTAGCATATTATGGATGTGCTGCTGGCGTAATTTCATTAAAAAATGCAGCAGAATTTTGTAAAAAATTCAACAAAGCAGCAATATCATTTACATTTGATCAATGCTCAAATATTGCAAGTTTTATATATGACCCCAAAAACCCTATGTTTAAAGAGGCTATAAAATCAAATCTATTATTTTCAGATGGAGGCGTTGGTATCTTATTAATTCCAGAAAGTATGAAAAGCAAATTTGATCATCCTTTAATTGAACTTATAGAGTTTAAAATAGATCATGTTCCTGGGAACACTATAAGAATGGAGAATGGAGTATTTGTTTTAGAAAACAGCCTAAAGGATGAAATTCCTCCTATCGTTTCTGAGAAAGTTATAAAACCTATTTTGTCTGAAAAGGATATTCCCTTATCAGACATAAAAGAATGGGCTTTACATCAGGGAGGACCTGCAATTCTTGAAGAATTTAAAAAACCAGAAATTCTTGGTCTCTCAGAAGAACAGCTTTCAACCTCGTATGAAATGTTCAATATATATGGAAATATGAGTGCTCCAAGCTGTCTACTTGTGTTGGATAAATATTTTTCAAACAAAGAGAATAAATCAGGCACTAAAGGTATGATTGTGGGTTTTGGAGCAGGATATTATATGGCTTCTGCACTTTATAAGTGGGAATAAGATATGACAATTCTCATTTTAGATTTTGTTTTCAGAGCTTAATATATATCTCAAAATAAAAAACAGGAGGTATCAAAGATGCCAAAAATAAACAATTACGTGGACATTTCTCAGATTGACAAAGAAGCAAAAAGAGACTACATTGACAGACACTCTCCATTTGTTCATGTAGAAGGTGAAGCTGTAAAAGGACAAAAACTCAAAGTTAAAGTAAAAGTTGGTGAAGAATACTGCCACCCAGATGACTTTGACCACTATATTGCATGGGTTCAACTCTGGGACGGAGACACATTCCTTGGACAGGCTACATTTGTTCCAGGAGTTCAAGGAAACCAATGTTCACAAGCAGAAGTAGATTTCTACATTGTTCCAACTAAAAACAAACTCAAACTCCAGGCTATGAGCTACTGCACAAAGCACGGTCTCTGGCAAGGCCCAGAAGTAGAAGTAGAAGTCAAAGAAGCTGAAGCACCTGCCGGTGTTTAATCAATAAACTCCCTCCCAAGTCCCTACTCCGTAGGGGCTTTTTTGTTTGTTATTGAATTTAGAACAAAAAACTCATATCTTTAAATGTATATCTGAAGGTTATACTCTAAGGTGTAATTATGGGTAAAGTAATAATAGAAACCACAGATAAAGAAGAATTAAAATTAAAAACCTCTTTAACTTCAGAACAGATAAAAAATCTGATAAAAAAATTAGAAAAAAAAGAAAAAGCCAAAAAGCTCATTAAATCCACATTCGGGACAATCAAAGGAAATAAAGAATTAGAGGAAAAAGTTAAGTATCAATGGTATGAACAATAAAATATTTATTGATATCTCAATTTTTATTGAAAGTTTTAAAGGAAATCCTATTGCAAAAGAAATATTAGAAAAATCAATAGATAAATTTGATATCTGTATAAATGGTATTGTATTCTCTGAAGTAATATTTAGGCTAATTTCTTTGGAATCCGGAAAGTCAGCATTAACACTTAAAAGTCAGAAAGAAATGTCCCCTGTAATTAATAAAATAAAGGACTACTCAGAATTACTCTTAATATTTGATGTATTGGGAGAAAACAAAAATATTTTGGAAATGTCTCTTAGATTAATGAAAAAATATAATCTGTTAACTAATGATGCTATTATCTTAGCTACTTGCAAATATTACAGTATAGATAAGTTAGCATCCTTAGATAAGGATTTTGAGGATGTCACCCAAAGTGAAGGAATTAAACTAATTCAGAATGTAAGCGACATAGAATAAACGTTGTTTTATGATACAATTAGTAAAAATCCAGCAGGCAGGTGATTATTATGGATATGAATGAAAAAGACCTTATGAAAAATCCTTTTATGACAAATATGAAATTTCTCCAGCAAGCCGAGGAGGAAACAGAATTCCAGAGAATCCTAAAAATTCTTACAGTCCCTTCCAAAAGCGGTATCTATATAT carries:
- the ftsH gene encoding ATP-dependent zinc metalloprotease FtsH, whose amino-acid sequence is MQFSRSILIWFLIGALMIFAFNLIGSRQIIDNKVSFTEFVEMVNDGKVEKATVRGEEIVAITKDGKKVETVIPEGYSKIYDILQENGVKVDVVPAEKSGWLTTLLISWLPILLFIGLWIFMMRQMSGGSNRAFSFAKSKAKVYLEEKPNVKLDDVAGMDEVKEEVKEIIDYLKDPQRFQKLGGRAPKGILLYGDPGVGKTLLAKAIAGEASVPFISISGSDFVEMFVGVGAARVRDLFETAKKHAPCLVFIDEIDAVGRARSGVGFGGGHDEREQTLNQLLVELDGFDSGEGIIVIAATNRPDILDPALLRPGRFDRQISVPKPDVKGRYEILKVHVKKKNIPLDDDVDLMVIARGTPGFSGADLANIVNEAALLAARKRKEKVGMKEFEEAMDRIMMGLERKGMAITPDEKEKIAYHEVGHAIVSLMFKEADPLHKVSIIPRGMALGVTVNLPEEDRHIYSKKDLLARLHQLFGGRAAEEVFYGKDGITTGAENDLMRATELAYRIVASWGMTDELGPIHVSTARNNPFMPQQGPEISEATARKIDEEVNKLLRETYQRTKEIVESYKDAITAVVELLLDKETISCDEMVAILEEYGVPVVNKCRKSIVEVISDSSAPEAPAGAIE
- a CDS encoding type II toxin-antitoxin system VapC family toxin, which produces MNNKIFIDISIFIESFKGNPIAKEILEKSIDKFDICINGIVFSEVIFRLISLESGKSALTLKSQKEMSPVINKIKDYSELLLIFDVLGENKNILEMSLRLMKKYNLLTNDAIILATCKYYSIDKLASLDKDFEDVTQSEGIKLIQNVSDIE
- a CDS encoding ATP-dependent DNA ligase yields the protein MEYLRLAKFYDFLEKTTSRIEMTNALVELFKETPKNLIDKVVYLSIGKVAPEYIGLDYNFSEKSAIKALSQVLGISEHDIQHKIIETGDLGDAGKILYEEKGIKPQKKLTVEEVYDTLRKIAETTGYGSSKKKMELFISLLKNASPLEVKFLLRTITERLRLGIGDNTIMDALAIAFTGSKENRAIIERAYNITSDLGYVASILVKEGLEGVKNIKIQIGRPIRPMLAERMAIPSFILKKLGGKAGAEYKYDGERIQVHRKGDEFHLFSRRLENITHQFPDLIEFLKESTPEEYILELEAVVIDPSSGAIRPFQDLMNRRVKYVTRFHIMMYPIAGFLFDIMYLNGEDLTLKPYPERRKILEEVVKTTDRINLATRKIVDNVDELESFFLEAIENGCEGLVCKSLQPDSIYQAGKRGFLWIKYKRDYKSHLADTLDLVVVGAFYGKGQRAGKFGSLLMACYDPETDQFKTVCKVGTGFTEDDFNKLEELLAPHQIDHKHPRVNSILTADIWYEPYLVLEITGAELTLSPVHTCGWDKIKLNRGLGLRFPRFTGRYRFDKRPEDATTEAEIIEMYKNQIQIRV
- a CDS encoding desulfoferrodoxin family protein, with the protein product MPKINNYVDISQIDKEAKRDYIDRHSPFVHVEGEAVKGQKLKVKVKVGEEYCHPDDFDHYIAWVQLWDGDTFLGQATFVPGVQGNQCSQAEVDFYIVPTKNKLKLQAMSYCTKHGLWQGPEVEVEVKEAEAPAGV
- a CDS encoding leucyl aminopeptidase; translation: MKFKITSGHLKNARTKAVISFIFKEQKKLPEEIAQLDEILEGAISALKKETKFSGDFGKILTVPSLGKGKADFIILIGAGSKRDFDLDKARRLGAAAVRKMRGMKIDKAMIDAEALSIKDEDPDVAQAITEGVILGNYRFDKYISKKDEFEPKEVQIRVKRKYKNAAEEKVRIGKILAEAQNFTRDLVNEPGNVINPQKLAEIAEELAKEYGFEVKIYDEDEIEKMGMNAYLAVARGSANPPRFIHLTYRPKKAKKEIALVGKGLTFDSGGLNIKPGDYMRWMKSDKAGACAVLGIFKAIGELKPDVAVHGVIAAAENMPDGKSYRPDDIIVAKNGVSIEIGNTDAEGRLTLADALCYVSELKPDAIIDMATLTGACIVALGEYTAGVMGNNQRLINQILETSEKTGEWMWQLPFNDMLREHIKAPNADVYNIGTTRYGGAITAGLFLEKFVDKNIPWVHIDIAGPAHNTKGWYYHPKGATGFPVRTITTFLMENSK
- a CDS encoding TatD family hydrolase — protein: MIDTHAHLDMLKTEEDLMESINSLDCIITIGCDKEEIYKAIDIANKYENVYASIGYHPYDIKGLTEEDIKQLKRLALENEKVVAIGEAGLDYYRDITPKNLQWEFFEKQIALAKELNLPLIVHSRSANEDTVKILQENAPYPASGIIHCFGGDIPMMEKCVDMGFYISFAGNITYPKADNLREVLKRTPLDRLLLETDSPFLSPQKKRGKPNKPSNIFYTLEFAADFLNIDKEELEKITDQNAQRLFKKIKQPIH
- a CDS encoding 3-oxoacyl-[acyl-carrier-protein] synthase III C-terminal domain-containing protein; the protein is MKVYIARIKKILPPSYDLDYISEKIYPKELAGEKITKLVKKFAKNMHIKQKPTAIDLDSIPEIKLKRKEDHPKEWGKKIVKELSEKIGIENIGFLSVAYNVTYNKDFLPNLTSQIVMETGLKTDIPPEELAYYGCAAGVISLKNAAEFCKKFNKAAISFTFDQCSNIASFIYDPKNPMFKEAIKSNLLFSDGGVGILLIPESMKSKFDHPLIELIEFKIDHVPGNTIRMENGVFVLENSLKDEIPPIVSEKVIKPILSEKDIPLSDIKEWALHQGGPAILEEFKKPEILGLSEEQLSTSYEMFNIYGNMSAPSCLLVLDKYFSNKENKSGTKGMIVGFGAGYYMASALYKWE
- a CDS encoding NAD(P)/FAD-dependent oxidoreductase → MEKYDVIIIGGGPAGLTCALTLASANGKFPFVEGKKYLVLYDEYSDLDKAFLRNVPGVEAIEGKKFLQKIREQLKQYYNVTQSQEKVIKAYGEKGNFVVETEKGNKYSGDYLVIATGFHKFEIEGLDVEVVTHRKSPRPGKIMIKNNDGKVKEGLFVAGLVAGALTMFASASGSGAEVACDILSEWAGKTVVVHDVPESD
- a CDS encoding transposase, with translation MSSKKVKRSLRIELNNADPTTNIVLGYLTYHAGKLWNEANYLVKNKLAKPNKFDLYNKLKDTSIHKKSLQSRTAQIVLDELSRSWQNFFDYLQTPEKYPSPVKPPKFNKKKSPHRPVIYDKTGFKIEGNTIRLSLSKELKQHLKEKHSIDIDYLRIETGLDLSQLNVLNIQITPYKAYGNITYRLNIVYEKEIKETKPQTDKVLATDYGVSNFATIVIENQPISYIVDGKGIQSLLRKYLKKLAKWQKKRDNLLNKGLPTSRVDNILHRIQKRINNLIRDFSHKVSNLIVELAKKYKVSHIVIGKLQESKNKGSRLSSIIDQMLSLLSHGRVSKQVEYKASEYGIKVVLVDESYTSGVDSLKDVAVSKENYTPEARKHRELFKSILGLVNADVNGARNILKKFKKSFYDCITGLKKTI